The Methylobacterium sp. PvR107 genome contains a region encoding:
- a CDS encoding DUF29 domain-containing protein: MDRPSLYDDDIVTWAEEQAAALRALAERPDLSNVVDWENVAEEIESVGRSHLRAVEGLLIQTLAHLLKRASAPLAPASLHWREEITTFQITAWNAYEASMRQRLNWNRIWRSAVTAAEAGLGAYGNTLLPGLPEACPIRPEDLLTETFDIERALRTIATSVARR, encoded by the coding sequence ATGGACCGACCGAGTCTCTACGACGACGACATCGTGACTTGGGCCGAGGAGCAGGCGGCGGCCCTGCGCGCGCTTGCCGAGCGGCCCGACCTGTCGAATGTAGTCGATTGGGAGAACGTTGCCGAAGAGATCGAGAGCGTGGGGCGTTCGCATCTGCGGGCGGTCGAGGGTCTGTTGATACAGACGCTCGCCCACCTGCTCAAGCGCGCGTCTGCCCCGCTCGCGCCGGCAAGCCTGCACTGGCGGGAGGAGATCACGACCTTCCAGATCACCGCCTGGAACGCCTACGAGGCGTCGATGCGGCAAAGGTTGAACTGGAACAGGATCTGGAGATCCGCCGTCACGGCTGCCGAGGCTGGTCTCGGCGCCTATGGGAACACACTGCTTCCGGGGCTGCCCGAAGCCTGCCCGATTCGTCCTGAAGATCTTCTGACCGAAACTTTCGACATAGAGCGCGCACTTCGCACGATCGCCACATCGGTTGCGCGCCGCTGA
- a CDS encoding class I SAM-dependent methyltransferase produces MATDTRAGQAIYNPRTLRIYDLVVLRLSNPLIWRCPTARILDLYDRNAGLAHLDVGVGTGWYLDRCRFPSTTPRIGLMDLNADSLAFAADRIARYRPETYRVDVLGAPATGLAPFDSIGMTYLLHCLPGDIAAKAKAFDTLRPCLADDGVVFGATILSGGVPTTGAARALMRVYNRKGVFSNAADTLPELRAALDRRFRSVEITVVGCVALFVAREPR; encoded by the coding sequence ATGGCGACCGACACCCGAGCCGGGCAGGCGATCTACAATCCGCGGACGCTGCGGATCTACGACCTCGTCGTGCTGCGCCTGTCGAACCCGCTGATCTGGCGCTGCCCCACGGCGCGGATCCTGGACCTCTACGACCGGAACGCGGGCCTGGCGCATCTCGATGTCGGGGTCGGGACCGGGTGGTACCTCGACCGGTGCCGGTTCCCGTCCACCACACCGCGCATCGGCCTGATGGACCTCAACGCCGACAGCCTCGCCTTCGCGGCCGACCGGATCGCGCGCTACCGGCCCGAGACCTACCGGGTCGACGTGCTCGGCGCCCCGGCCACCGGCCTCGCGCCGTTCGACTCGATCGGGATGACCTACCTGCTGCACTGCCTGCCGGGCGACATCGCCGCGAAGGCCAAGGCCTTCGACACTTTGCGCCCGTGCCTGGCCGATGACGGCGTGGTGTTCGGCGCCACGATCCTGTCGGGCGGCGTCCCGACCACGGGTGCGGCGCGGGCGCTGATGCGGGTCTACAACCGCAAGGGGGTGTTCTCGAACGCGGCCGACACCCTGCCGGAGCTGCGGGCGGCGCTGGACCGGCGCTTCCGATCGGTCGAGATCACGGTCGTCGGCTGCGTCGCGCTGTTCGTCGCGCGGGAGCCGCGCTGA
- the grxD gene encoding Grx4 family monothiol glutaredoxin, protein MTDANTTIQNEIASQDVVVFMKGTPQMPQCGFSGQVVQILNYLGVPFKGVNVLADQEIREGIKAFSNWPTIPQIYVKGEFVGGCDITREMFQSGELQTFLAEKGIPLKTAAA, encoded by the coding sequence ATGACTGACGCGAACACGACCATCCAGAACGAGATCGCCTCCCAGGACGTGGTGGTGTTCATGAAGGGCACGCCGCAGATGCCGCAATGTGGCTTCTCCGGGCAGGTTGTGCAGATCCTCAACTACCTCGGCGTGCCGTTCAAGGGCGTGAACGTCCTGGCCGATCAGGAGATCCGCGAGGGCATCAAGGCCTTTTCCAACTGGCCGACCATCCCGCAGATCTACGTGAAGGGCGAGTTCGTCGGCGGCTGCGACATCACCCGCGAGATGTTCCAGTCGGGCGAGCTGCAGACCTTCCTGGCCGAGAAGGGCATCCCGTTGAAGACCGCCGCCGCCTGA
- a CDS encoding alpha-2-macroglobulin: MARLGRLAGALVLLGGIAGGPALAQTLPAQSPPAQSPPAARTAPRPVTAVAAPFARTFVRADLASAAVRLETALKAEAGGPLRPAGQSRAAGLALLAADKPDEALAPLAAAVAADPADGRNWQAYARGAAAALGALEDNDYQGRARLRGRVTAAAYRAYERAGTAADAAASLAALGAAEAEQESWRPALDAYAASLALAETGPVRETYETVRAQHGFRILDYKVDSDAAAPRACFTFSEAIRPKTDYAPFVAVSGSSAAAVTGEGSQVCVDGLKHGGRYAIVVRQGLPSAVGESLLKAADYEIYVRDRAPQVRFTGRNYVLPRTGQAGVPLVSVNAPKLDVEVLRIGDRGLLPTLRSEDFLGQLSGSTARTIASEKGQRVWKGTLDTAKAELNQEAVTAFPVLQAVGKLEPGLYVMLARPSGVAASDEEYDTQATQWFVVSDLGLTATKGRDGVTVVLRSLASAQVMPGAEIRLVARNNEVLGTRTTDSQGHVAFDSGLARGEGGLAPSLVVAQAGGDYGFLDLNLGAFDLTDRGVKGRPETGGLDAYLFPERGVYRTGETVQLTALLRDPRGAAVPDLPLTLVVKRPDGVEYRRVSVPDQGLGGRALPLPLLSGAMHGTWRVSAYTDPKAPAIGETSFLVEDYVPERLEVTLKARQAALNRGEAAQVDVAARYLYGAPGADLDVSGSVTVQAAAASGIKGLEAYAIGLDDEAVEPATQELQDHATTNAQGGATVTVPVPQVAAPRALEAKITLAVGEPGGRALSRSLTLPILPANPVLALRKGFTDLKEGGIAGFDAVFARPDGALLARPGVSWTLSRIDSSYQWYRADGRWSFEAVKSARRVASGTVDLTAAGPSRIEAPVGLGRYRLEVSTAGAPEASASLGFEVGWGGSETAEAPDLLDLTLDKAAYAAGDTLRAKLSPTFKGQASLMVVSDRVHQTLEVSVPEGGTTVSIPVKAEWGAGAYLVATAYRPLDQAARRLPGRALGLAWFSVDRERRSLGVAVKAPERARPRQDLTLPVQLAGLKAGEPARITVALVDVGILNLTRYAAPDPTQYFLGQRALGPEVRDLYGYLIDGMQGSAGAIRSGGDAGGGELADSPPTQAPLALYSGIVTVGPDGAASVTFPIPAFNGTGRVMVTAWSGDRVGQAQADVIIREPVVLSATLPRFLDTGDRSRLFVALDNVEGQAGEYTVDLSPTGPVVVGASALRQTLRLEAGAKGQFAIPLTAAGPGTARLDLALSGPGLPAALNQSFALGIAPGTGALLRRSVRSLAPGAGLTLTSDLLADLQPGTGSVSLSATPLPGVDVAALLRALDRYPYGCSEQVVSRAMPLLYVNKLAALEKLALDNGADDRVRESIERLLARQDSSGDFGLWSAQGSSDLWLDAYVTDFLTRARERNFAVPQKAFAQALDYLRNAVANATEVRNGGADLAYAAYVLARNGRPVMGDLRYLADTKIGDFSSALGRAQLAAALALLGDRGRAAKTMDSALTLLRADRDKGVYRADYGSRLRDGAGLITLAAESGLAQGALGPAASVLGEEQQAERSTSTQENAWMVLAAESLSNEAGALSFTLDGAPQTGLLARVYREAALADRSVQLTNTGRAPVQVAVTVNGSPLVPEPAAQQGYTIERSFRRLDGSTVDPASGLRQNDRLVVVLKVTESKAEAARLLLVDPLPAGLEIDNPKLLDADALQGLAFAKSDVQPVHTEFRDDRFVAAYDRDPSQSAFFTVAYTVRAVSPGTYVHPGATVEDMYRPARFGRTTSGSVTVGAAK, encoded by the coding sequence ATGGCGCGGCTCGGACGGCTCGCGGGTGCCCTGGTGCTCCTCGGAGGAATTGCCGGCGGTCCGGCCCTCGCCCAGACCCTGCCCGCCCAGTCCCCACCGGCCCAGTCCCCACCTGCGGCCCGCACCGCGCCGCGGCCAGTCACGGCCGTCGCCGCGCCGTTCGCCAGGACCTTCGTCCGGGCCGACCTCGCCAGCGCGGCGGTCCGCCTGGAGACCGCGCTGAAGGCGGAAGCCGGGGGCCCGCTCCGGCCCGCCGGCCAGTCCCGCGCCGCCGGGCTGGCCCTGCTCGCCGCCGACAAGCCCGACGAGGCGCTGGCGCCACTCGCCGCCGCGGTGGCGGCCGACCCGGCCGACGGGCGCAACTGGCAGGCCTATGCCCGGGGAGCCGCGGCGGCCCTGGGTGCCCTCGAGGACAACGACTACCAGGGCCGGGCGCGCCTGCGCGGGCGGGTGACGGCCGCCGCCTATCGCGCCTACGAGCGCGCCGGCACGGCCGCCGACGCCGCGGCCTCGCTGGCGGCGCTCGGCGCCGCCGAGGCCGAGCAGGAATCCTGGCGACCGGCGCTCGACGCCTACGCGGCGAGCCTCGCCCTGGCCGAGACCGGTCCGGTCCGAGAAACCTACGAGACCGTGCGGGCGCAGCACGGCTTCCGGATCCTCGACTACAAGGTCGATTCCGACGCGGCCGCCCCCCGGGCCTGCTTCACCTTCTCGGAGGCGATCAGGCCCAAGACCGACTACGCGCCCTTCGTCGCCGTCTCGGGCAGCAGCGCGGCCGCCGTGACCGGGGAGGGCTCCCAGGTCTGCGTGGACGGGCTCAAGCACGGCGGCCGCTACGCCATCGTGGTCCGCCAGGGCCTGCCCTCGGCGGTGGGCGAGAGCCTGCTCAAGGCCGCCGATTACGAGATCTACGTCCGCGACCGCGCCCCGCAGGTGCGCTTCACCGGGCGCAACTACGTCCTGCCGCGCACGGGGCAGGCGGGCGTGCCCCTGGTCTCGGTGAACGCGCCCAAGCTCGACGTCGAGGTGCTGCGGATCGGCGACCGCGGCCTGCTGCCGACCCTGCGGTCGGAGGACTTCCTGGGCCAGCTCAGCGGCTCGACCGCCCGGACGATCGCGTCCGAGAAGGGCCAGCGCGTCTGGAAGGGCACCCTCGACACCGCCAAGGCCGAGTTGAACCAGGAGGCCGTCACCGCCTTCCCGGTCCTGCAGGCGGTGGGCAAGCTGGAACCCGGCCTCTACGTGATGCTGGCCCGGCCCTCGGGCGTGGCCGCCTCGGACGAGGAGTACGACACCCAGGCGACTCAGTGGTTCGTGGTCTCCGACCTGGGGCTCACCGCCACCAAGGGCCGGGACGGGGTCACCGTGGTCCTGCGCTCGCTCGCCTCCGCGCAGGTGATGCCGGGCGCCGAGATCCGGCTGGTCGCCCGCAACAACGAGGTGCTGGGCACCCGGACCACGGATTCGCAGGGGCACGTCGCCTTCGACTCGGGGCTCGCCCGCGGGGAGGGCGGTCTGGCCCCGAGCCTCGTGGTGGCGCAGGCCGGCGGCGATTACGGCTTCCTCGACCTCAACCTCGGCGCCTTCGACCTCACCGACCGCGGGGTGAAGGGGCGGCCCGAGACCGGCGGCCTCGACGCCTATCTGTTCCCGGAGCGCGGGGTCTACCGCACCGGCGAGACCGTCCAGCTCACCGCCCTGCTGCGCGATCCCCGCGGCGCCGCCGTGCCGGACCTGCCGCTGACCCTGGTGGTCAAGCGGCCGGACGGCGTCGAGTACCGGCGCGTCTCGGTGCCCGACCAGGGGCTCGGCGGCCGCGCCCTGCCGCTGCCGCTCCTGTCGGGGGCGATGCACGGCACGTGGCGGGTCTCCGCCTACACGGACCCGAAGGCGCCCGCGATCGGCGAGACCAGCTTCCTCGTGGAGGATTACGTCCCCGAGCGGCTGGAGGTGACCCTCAAGGCCCGGCAGGCGGCCCTGAACCGGGGCGAGGCCGCGCAGGTCGACGTCGCCGCCCGCTACCTCTACGGCGCCCCGGGCGCCGATCTCGACGTGTCGGGCAGCGTGACCGTGCAGGCGGCGGCCGCCAGCGGCATCAAGGGGCTCGAGGCCTACGCCATCGGTCTCGACGACGAGGCGGTGGAGCCGGCGACGCAGGAACTGCAGGACCACGCCACCACGAACGCGCAGGGCGGCGCCACCGTCACGGTGCCGGTGCCCCAGGTCGCGGCGCCGCGGGCGCTGGAGGCGAAGATCACGCTGGCGGTCGGCGAGCCCGGCGGCCGGGCGCTGTCGCGCAGCCTGACGCTGCCGATCCTCCCGGCCAACCCGGTCCTCGCCCTGCGCAAGGGCTTCACCGACCTGAAGGAGGGCGGGATCGCGGGCTTCGACGCTGTGTTCGCGCGCCCCGACGGGGCGCTCCTCGCCCGGCCGGGCGTGAGCTGGACCCTGTCGCGGATCGACTCCTCCTACCAGTGGTACAGGGCGGACGGGCGCTGGTCGTTCGAGGCGGTCAAGTCCGCCCGGCGCGTCGCCAGCGGCACCGTCGACCTCACGGCCGCCGGCCCGAGCCGGATCGAGGCGCCGGTCGGCCTCGGCCGATACCGGCTGGAGGTCTCGACCGCGGGCGCCCCGGAGGCGAGTGCGAGCCTTGGCTTCGAGGTGGGCTGGGGCGGCTCCGAGACCGCGGAGGCGCCCGACCTGCTCGACCTGACCCTCGACAAGGCCGCCTACGCGGCCGGCGACACGCTGCGGGCCAAGCTCAGCCCGACGTTCAAGGGTCAGGCCAGCCTGATGGTCGTCAGCGACCGCGTGCACCAGACCCTGGAGGTCAGCGTGCCGGAGGGCGGCACCACGGTCAGCATCCCGGTGAAGGCCGAGTGGGGCGCCGGCGCCTACCTGGTGGCCACCGCCTACCGGCCCCTCGACCAGGCGGCCAGGCGCCTGCCGGGCCGGGCGCTGGGTCTGGCGTGGTTCTCTGTGGACCGCGAGCGGCGCAGCCTCGGGGTCGCCGTGAAGGCGCCGGAGCGGGCGCGCCCGCGCCAGGACCTGACCCTGCCGGTCCAGCTCGCCGGGCTGAAGGCCGGCGAGCCGGCGCGGATCACCGTGGCCCTCGTCGATGTCGGCATCCTCAACCTGACCCGCTACGCGGCGCCGGACCCCACCCAGTACTTCCTCGGCCAGCGGGCGCTCGGGCCGGAGGTCCGCGACCTCTACGGCTACCTGATCGACGGCATGCAGGGCTCGGCCGGGGCGATCCGCTCCGGCGGCGACGCGGGCGGCGGCGAGCTTGCCGATTCCCCGCCGACCCAGGCCCCGCTGGCGCTCTATTCCGGAATCGTGACCGTGGGGCCGGACGGCGCGGCCAGCGTCACCTTCCCGATCCCGGCCTTCAACGGCACCGGCCGCGTCATGGTCACCGCCTGGAGCGGCGACCGGGTCGGGCAGGCCCAGGCCGACGTGATCATCCGCGAACCGGTCGTGCTCAGCGCCACGCTGCCGCGCTTCCTCGACACCGGCGACCGCTCGCGCCTGTTCGTGGCCCTCGACAATGTCGAGGGGCAGGCGGGCGAGTACACGGTCGACCTGAGCCCGACCGGCCCGGTCGTGGTCGGCGCCAGCGCGCTGCGCCAGACGCTGCGGCTGGAGGCCGGCGCCAAGGGCCAGTTCGCGATCCCGCTCACCGCCGCCGGACCGGGCACGGCCCGCCTCGACCTCGCTTTGTCGGGGCCGGGACTTCCGGCCGCCCTGAACCAGAGCTTCGCCCTGGGCATCGCGCCGGGCACCGGCGCCCTGCTGCGCCGCTCGGTGCGCAGCCTCGCCCCCGGGGCGGGGCTGACGCTGACCTCGGACCTCCTCGCCGACCTGCAGCCGGGCACCGGCAGCGTCTCGCTCTCGGCCACGCCCCTGCCGGGGGTCGACGTGGCGGCCCTGCTCCGGGCGCTCGACCGCTACCCCTACGGCTGCTCCGAGCAGGTGGTGAGCCGGGCGATGCCGCTGCTCTACGTCAACAAGCTCGCGGCCCTGGAGAAGCTCGCCCTCGACAACGGCGCCGACGATCGGGTGCGCGAGTCGATCGAGCGCCTGCTCGCCCGCCAGGATTCGAGCGGCGATTTCGGCCTGTGGTCGGCGCAGGGGTCGAGCGACCTCTGGCTCGACGCCTACGTCACCGACTTCCTGACCCGTGCCCGCGAGCGCAACTTCGCGGTGCCGCAGAAGGCCTTCGCCCAGGCCCTCGACTACCTGCGCAACGCGGTGGCCAACGCCACCGAGGTGCGCAACGGCGGCGCCGACCTCGCCTACGCGGCCTACGTGCTCGCCCGGAACGGCCGGCCGGTGATGGGAGACCTGCGCTACCTCGCCGACACCAAGATCGGCGACTTCTCCTCCGCCCTCGGGCGCGCGCAGCTCGCCGCCGCCCTGGCCCTGCTCGGCGACCGCGGCCGGGCCGCCAAGACGATGGACTCGGCGCTCACCCTGCTGCGCGCCGATCGCGACAAGGGTGTCTATCGCGCCGATTACGGCTCCCGCCTGCGCGACGGGGCCGGGCTGATCACGCTCGCCGCCGAGAGCGGGCTGGCGCAGGGGGCGCTGGGCCCCGCCGCTTCCGTGCTCGGCGAGGAGCAGCAGGCCGAGCGGTCGACGAGCACGCAGGAGAATGCCTGGATGGTGCTCGCCGCCGAGAGCCTGTCGAACGAGGCGGGCGCGCTGTCGTTCACCCTGGACGGCGCCCCGCAGACCGGCCTGCTGGCCCGGGTCTACCGGGAGGCGGCCCTGGCCGACAGGAGCGTGCAGCTCACCAATACCGGCCGCGCGCCTGTGCAGGTGGCCGTGACCGTCAACGGCAGCCCCCTGGTGCCGGAGCCGGCGGCGCAGCAGGGCTACACGATCGAGCGGAGCTTCCGCCGCCTCGACGGCAGCACCGTCGACCCGGCGAGCGGCCTGCGCCAGAACGACCGCCTGGTGGTGGTGCTCAAGGTCACGGAGTCCAAGGCGGAGGCGGCGCGGCTCCTGCTGGTCGATCCGCTGCCGGCGGGGCTGGAGATCGACAATCCGAAGCTCCTCGACGCCGACGCGCTCCAGGGGCTCGCCTTCGCCAAGTCCGACGTGCAGCCGGTCCACACCGAGTTCCGGGACGACCGGTTCGTGGCGGCCTACGACCGCGACCCGAGCCAGTCGGCCTTCTTCACGGTGGCCTACACGGTGCGGGCGGTCTCACCCGGGACCTACGTCCATCCGGGCGCCACCGTGGAGGACATGTACCGGCCGGCGCGGTTCGGCCGGACCACCTCGGGCAGCGTGACGGTCGGGGCGGCGAAGTAG
- a CDS encoding BolA family protein, whose protein sequence is MPMDAGEIERMIREALPDAQVEIRDLAGDGDHYAATVLSAAFKGKTRVAQHQMVYGALQGRMGGVLHALALTTGVPQD, encoded by the coding sequence ATGCCGATGGATGCGGGCGAGATCGAGCGCATGATCCGCGAGGCCCTGCCGGACGCGCAGGTGGAGATCCGCGACCTGGCGGGCGACGGCGACCATTACGCCGCCACCGTCCTGTCGGCGGCCTTCAAGGGCAAGACCCGGGTTGCGCAGCACCAGATGGTCTACGGCGCCCTCCAGGGTAGGATGGGCGGCGTGCTCCACGCCCTTGCGCTGACCACGGGCGTGCCGCAGGATTGA
- the rlmN gene encoding 23S rRNA (adenine(2503)-C(2))-methyltransferase RlmN, whose amino-acid sequence MATPSLDSARAADAAIEKAPDLLPEALPGRRPSLVGLTRDALKAQLVGMGVPERESRMRAGQVWHWVNFRGASDFAEMTNVGKALKAQLAEHFTLERPEVASRQVSRDGTRKWLLRMAPTNRQEHNRGAEIECVYIPGPDRGTLCVSSQVGCTLTCSFCHTGTQRLVRNLSAAEIVQQLVTARDELGDWPGQMPSRDAGGAGEVGRLVTNIVFMGMGEPLYNLDAVVDAVGVMSDQEGLALSRRRITVSTSGVVPQIPRLGEQANAMLAISLHAVRDDLRNELVPLNRKYPIAELLAACRTYPGLSNARRITFEYVMLKGVNDSDADARELVRLLKGIPAKINLIPFNPWPGSRYECSDWDRIERFSEIVFNAGYASPVRTPRGRDILAACGQLKSETEKLRARARLMQEEGIGVESFYAGADD is encoded by the coding sequence ATGGCGACGCCGTCGCTCGACAGCGCCCGCGCGGCCGATGCCGCGATTGAGAAGGCGCCGGATCTCCTCCCCGAGGCGCTGCCCGGCCGCCGCCCGTCGCTGGTCGGCCTGACCCGCGACGCCCTCAAGGCGCAGCTCGTCGGCATGGGCGTGCCCGAGCGCGAGAGCCGGATGCGCGCCGGCCAGGTCTGGCACTGGGTCAATTTCCGCGGCGCGTCCGACTTCGCCGAGATGACCAATGTCGGCAAGGCGCTGAAGGCGCAGCTCGCCGAGCACTTCACCCTGGAGCGGCCGGAGGTCGCGAGCCGGCAGGTCTCCCGCGACGGCACCCGCAAGTGGCTGCTGCGCATGGCGCCGACCAACCGGCAGGAGCACAACCGCGGCGCCGAGATCGAGTGCGTCTACATTCCCGGCCCGGACCGGGGCACGCTGTGCGTGTCCTCCCAGGTCGGCTGCACCCTGACCTGCTCGTTCTGCCATACCGGCACGCAGCGCCTCGTGCGCAACCTCTCGGCCGCCGAGATCGTGCAGCAGCTCGTCACCGCCCGGGACGAGCTCGGCGACTGGCCCGGCCAGATGCCGAGCCGCGACGCCGGCGGCGCCGGCGAGGTCGGCCGGCTCGTGACCAACATCGTGTTCATGGGCATGGGCGAGCCCCTCTACAATCTCGACGCCGTGGTCGACGCGGTCGGGGTGATGTCGGACCAGGAGGGGCTCGCCCTGTCCCGCCGCCGGATCACGGTCTCGACCTCGGGGGTCGTGCCGCAGATCCCGCGGCTCGGCGAGCAGGCCAACGCCATGCTGGCGATCTCGCTCCACGCCGTGCGCGACGACCTGCGCAACGAGCTGGTGCCGCTCAACCGGAAATACCCGATCGCCGAGCTGCTCGCGGCCTGCCGGACCTATCCGGGCCTGAGCAACGCCCGCCGGATCACCTTCGAGTACGTGATGCTGAAGGGGGTCAACGATTCGGACGCGGACGCGCGGGAGCTGGTCCGCCTGCTCAAGGGCATCCCGGCCAAGATCAACCTGATCCCGTTCAACCCCTGGCCGGGCAGCCGCTACGAATGCTCCGACTGGGACCGGATCGAGCGCTTCTCCGAGATCGTGTTCAACGCCGGCTACGCCTCGCCGGTGCGCACGCCCCGGGGCCGGGACATCCTGGCGGCCTGCGGCCAGCTCAAGAGCGAGACCGAGAAACTGCGCGCCCGCGCCCGGTTGATGCAGGAGGAGGGCATCGGCGTGGAGAGCTTCTACGCGGGCGCCGACGACTGA
- the purL gene encoding phosphoribosylformylglycinamidine synthase subunit PurL: MFRNDVPITPELVAQHGLTPDEYARFRGLIGRDPTLTELGIVSAMWNEHCSYKSSRKHLRGLPTSAPWVIQGPGENAGVIDIGDGHACVFKMESHNHPSYIEPYQGAATGVGGILRDVFTMGARPIAALNALRFGSPDHPRTRSLVSGVVAGVGGYGNSFGVPTVGGLTGFHRRYDGNILVNAMAVGLARTDGIFYAAAAGIGNPIVYLGSKTGRDGIHGATMASAEFDEASESKRPTVQVGDPFAEKLLLEACLELMASGAVIAIQDMGAAGLTCSAVEMGAKGDLGVELDIDKVPAREAGMTPYEMMLSESQERMLMVLKPGMEAEAEAIFVKWGLDFAVIGRTTDTLRFVIKWHGETVADLPIKELGDEAPLYDRPHLANTHQPVIAAADVAAPASLTDALKRLVGSPDLASKRWVFEQYDHFILGNTVQKPGGDAAIVRVEDGPKGLALTCDVTPRYCEADPVEGGRQAVAEAWRNITAVGAKPLAITDNLNFGNPEKPEVMGQLVGCLQGIGEACRALDFPVVSGNVSLYNETNGVGILPTPTIGGVGVLDDVARHATIALKRAGDVLVLIGVSEGWLGQSSYLSVIEGREEGAPPPVDLALERRNGDFVRGLIQGGTVDTVHDLADGGLAVALAEMAMAGGIGAALSDVPVDLPPHAYLFGEDQARYLLAVRPEAATDLLAAAAAQGIAAASVGVAGSDRLTLPGGETIPLADLTAAHEGWLPAYMASQPAAPAA; this comes from the coding sequence ATGTTCCGCAACGACGTTCCGATCACCCCCGAACTCGTGGCCCAGCACGGCCTGACGCCGGACGAGTACGCGCGCTTCCGCGGCCTGATCGGGCGCGATCCGACGCTGACCGAGCTCGGCATCGTCTCGGCGATGTGGAACGAGCATTGTTCCTACAAGTCCTCCCGCAAGCACCTGCGCGGGCTGCCGACTTCGGCGCCGTGGGTGATCCAGGGCCCGGGCGAGAACGCGGGGGTCATCGACATCGGCGACGGCCACGCCTGCGTGTTCAAGATGGAGAGCCACAACCACCCGAGCTACATCGAGCCCTATCAGGGCGCGGCGACCGGTGTGGGCGGCATCCTGCGCGACGTCTTCACCATGGGCGCGCGGCCGATCGCGGCGCTCAATGCCCTGCGCTTCGGCTCCCCCGACCATCCGCGCACCCGCAGCCTCGTCTCCGGCGTGGTGGCAGGCGTCGGCGGCTACGGCAATTCCTTCGGCGTGCCGACCGTCGGCGGCCTGACCGGCTTCCACCGGCGCTACGACGGCAACATCCTCGTCAACGCCATGGCGGTGGGCCTCGCCCGCACCGACGGCATCTTCTACGCGGCCGCCGCCGGAATCGGGAACCCGATCGTCTATCTCGGTTCCAAGACCGGCCGCGACGGCATCCACGGCGCCACCATGGCGTCGGCCGAGTTCGACGAGGCCTCCGAGTCGAAGCGCCCGACCGTGCAGGTCGGCGATCCCTTCGCCGAGAAGCTGCTCCTGGAGGCCTGCCTGGAGCTGATGGCGTCGGGCGCGGTCATCGCCATCCAGGACATGGGCGCGGCCGGCCTGACCTGCTCGGCGGTGGAGATGGGCGCCAAGGGCGACCTCGGCGTCGAGCTCGACATCGACAAGGTGCCGGCCCGCGAAGCGGGCATGACCCCCTACGAGATGATGCTCTCCGAGAGCCAGGAGCGGATGCTCATGGTGCTCAAGCCCGGCATGGAAGCCGAGGCCGAGGCGATCTTCGTGAAGTGGGGCCTCGACTTCGCGGTGATCGGGCGGACCACCGACACGCTGCGCTTCGTCATCAAGTGGCACGGCGAGACCGTGGCCGACCTGCCGATCAAGGAGCTCGGCGACGAGGCCCCGCTCTACGACCGGCCGCACCTCGCCAACACGCACCAGCCGGTGATCGCGGCCGCCGATGTGGCGGCGCCGGCCTCGCTCACCGACGCGCTGAAGCGCCTCGTCGGCTCCCCCGACCTCGCCTCGAAGCGCTGGGTCTTCGAGCAGTACGACCACTTCATCCTGGGCAACACCGTCCAGAAGCCCGGCGGCGACGCCGCCATCGTGCGGGTCGAGGACGGGCCGAAGGGCCTCGCGCTGACCTGCGACGTGACCCCGCGCTACTGCGAGGCCGACCCGGTCGAGGGCGGCCGGCAGGCCGTGGCCGAGGCGTGGCGCAACATCACGGCGGTGGGCGCCAAGCCGCTGGCCATCACCGACAACCTGAATTTCGGCAATCCGGAAAAGCCCGAGGTGATGGGCCAGCTCGTCGGCTGCCTGCAGGGCATCGGCGAGGCCTGCCGGGCGCTGGACTTCCCGGTCGTGTCGGGCAACGTCTCGCTCTACAACGAGACCAACGGCGTCGGCATCCTGCCGACCCCGACGATCGGCGGTGTCGGCGTGCTCGACGACGTGGCGCGCCACGCCACCATCGCCCTCAAGCGCGCGGGCGACGTGCTGGTGCTGATCGGGGTGAGCGAGGGCTGGCTCGGCCAGTCGTCCTACCTATCGGTGATCGAGGGCCGCGAAGAGGGCGCGCCGCCACCGGTCGACCTCGCGCTGGAGCGCCGCAACGGCGATTTCGTCCGCGGCCTGATCCAGGGCGGCACCGTCGACACGGTCCACGACCTCGCGGATGGCGGCCTCGCCGTCGCGCTCGCCGAGATGGCCATGGCGGGCGGTATCGGGGCGGCGCTCTCCGACGTGCCGGTGGACCTGCCGCCCCACGCCTACCTGTTCGGCGAGGATCAGGCTCGCTACCTGCTGGCGGTGCGGCCGGAGGCGGCCACCGACCTGCTGGCGGCTGCGGCGGCGCAGGGCATCGCGGCGGCGTCGGTGGGCGTCGCGGGCTCCGACCGTTTGACCCTGCCGGGCGGCGAGACCATACCGCTGGCCGACCTGACCGCCGCGCATGAAGGCTGGCTGCCCGCCTACATGGCGAGCCAGCCGGCCGCGCCGGCCGCCTGA